A genome region from Bradyrhizobium sp. WSM1417 includes the following:
- a CDS encoding SRPBCC family protein, with protein MPSTVRLHRVLTTSPEKVYRAFLEADAQAKWLPPNGFTCTVHHFEPTVGGTFKMSFRNFTTGNSHAFGGEYLELVPGERLRYTDRFDDPNLPGEIQVTVILKKVSVGTELDITQAGIPDVIPPEACYLGWQESLRNLAKLVEPEIKQ; from the coding sequence ATGCCCAGCACTGTCCGCCTGCACCGCGTTCTCACGACCAGCCCGGAGAAAGTCTATCGCGCCTTCCTGGAGGCGGATGCGCAGGCGAAATGGCTTCCGCCGAACGGCTTCACCTGCACCGTCCATCATTTCGAGCCGACGGTCGGGGGCACGTTCAAGATGTCATTCCGTAACTTCACGACGGGCAACAGCCACGCCTTCGGCGGCGAATATCTCGAGCTCGTCCCCGGCGAACGTCTCCGTTACACCGACAGGTTCGACGACCCCAATCTACCGGGCGAAATCCAAGTCACCGTGATCCTGAAGAAAGTATCCGTCGGCACCGAGCTGGATATCACGCAGGCGGGCATCCCCGACGTCATCCCGCCGGAGGCTTGTTATCTCGGCTGGCAGGAATCGCTGCGCAATCTGGCGAAGCTCGTCGAGCCTGAGATCAAGCAATAG
- a CDS encoding cold-shock protein, giving the protein MTTGTVKWFNGQKGFGFIQPNDGGNDVFVHISAVERAGLAGLAEGQKVNFELKTDKMRGKVSAENLSLA; this is encoded by the coding sequence ATGACGACAGGTACTGTGAAGTGGTTTAACGGCCAGAAGGGCTTTGGATTCATTCAGCCGAACGACGGCGGCAACGATGTGTTCGTTCACATCAGCGCGGTCGAGCGGGCTGGTCTTGCAGGTCTCGCTGAAGGCCAAAAGGTCAACTTCGAGCTCAAGACCGACAAGATGCGGGGCAAGGTCAGCGCTGAGAATCTCTCGCTGGCCTAA
- the oxlT gene encoding oxalate/formate MFS antiporter, which translates to MTDMVQATAPTAARVSDTYRWTQLAVGVAAMVMIANYQYGWTFFVPDIQKKFGWDRASIQWAFTLFVLFETWLVPIEGWFVDKYGPRLVVLVGGVLCAAGWAINAQATTLNGYYLGMIIAGIGAGGVYGTCVGNALKWFPDKRGLAAGITAAGFGAGSALTVAPIQAMIKDSGFQTTFLYFGLGQGIIICILAFFLLAPKAGQVPNAVVNANLQQTRRNYQPTEVLRQPIFWLMYFMFVIVGAGGLMVTANLKPIAADWKIDNVPVTLMAVTMTAVTFAATIDRVLNGLTRPFFGWISDMIGRENTMFIAFGMEGIGIWMLYLWGHDPLWFVLLSGFVFFAWGEIYSLFPSTCTDTFGAKFATTNAGLLYTAKGTAALLVPIGNYMQQSSGSWDNVFIIAAGANILASALAIAVLKPWRKVVVAQSTV; encoded by the coding sequence ATGACGGACATGGTGCAAGCAACCGCCCCGACAGCCGCGCGCGTTAGCGACACGTATCGCTGGACGCAATTGGCGGTCGGTGTCGCGGCGATGGTGATGATCGCCAACTATCAATACGGCTGGACGTTCTTCGTCCCCGACATCCAGAAGAAGTTCGGCTGGGATCGCGCGTCGATCCAATGGGCCTTTACGCTGTTCGTGCTGTTCGAGACCTGGCTCGTGCCGATCGAAGGATGGTTCGTCGACAAATACGGCCCGCGCCTCGTCGTGCTGGTCGGCGGCGTGCTCTGTGCCGCCGGCTGGGCCATCAACGCGCAGGCGACCACGCTCAACGGCTACTATCTCGGCATGATCATCGCAGGCATCGGCGCCGGCGGCGTCTACGGCACCTGCGTCGGCAACGCCTTGAAGTGGTTTCCGGACAAGCGCGGTCTTGCCGCGGGCATCACGGCAGCGGGCTTCGGTGCAGGCTCCGCGCTGACCGTCGCGCCGATCCAGGCCATGATCAAGGACAGCGGTTTCCAGACCACCTTCCTCTATTTCGGCCTCGGACAAGGCATCATTATCTGCATTCTCGCCTTCTTCCTGCTCGCGCCGAAAGCAGGCCAGGTGCCGAACGCGGTCGTGAACGCCAATCTGCAACAGACCCGCCGCAACTATCAGCCGACCGAGGTGCTGCGTCAGCCAATCTTCTGGCTGATGTACTTCATGTTCGTGATCGTCGGCGCCGGCGGCCTGATGGTGACGGCCAATTTGAAGCCGATCGCGGCCGACTGGAAGATCGACAACGTGCCGGTCACGCTGATGGCGGTGACCATGACCGCGGTGACCTTCGCGGCCACGATCGACCGCGTGCTCAATGGCCTGACGCGTCCGTTCTTCGGCTGGATCTCCGACATGATCGGCCGCGAGAACACGATGTTCATCGCCTTCGGCATGGAAGGTATCGGCATCTGGATGCTCTACCTCTGGGGCCACGATCCGCTCTGGTTCGTACTGCTCTCGGGCTTCGTGTTCTTCGCCTGGGGTGAGATCTACTCGCTGTTCCCCTCGACCTGCACCGACACATTCGGCGCCAAGTTCGCGACCACCAATGCCGGCCTGCTCTACACCGCGAAGGGTACGGCCGCGCTGCTGGTCCCGATCGGCAACTACATGCAGCAGTCGTCGGGCAGTTGGGACAACGTGTTCATCATCGCGGCCGGCGCCAACATCCTGGCCTCGGCGCTGGCGATCGCGGTGCTCAAGCCCTGGCGCAAGGTGGTGGTCGCGCAATCGACCGTCTGA
- the oxc gene encoding oxalyl-CoA decarboxylase: protein MLNTATKSEAPGTEQELTDGFHLVIDALKLNGINTIYNVPGIPITDLGRMAQAAGIRMISFRHEQNAGYAAGIAGYLTKKPGICLTVSAPGFLNGLTALAHATTNCYPMILISGSSEREIVDLQQGDYEEMDQLAIAKPLCKAAYRVLHAQDIGIGLARAIRAAVSGRPGGVYLDLPAKLFGQVMSADAGQKSLVKVIDAAPAQIPSPASIKRALDVLKGAKRPLIILGKGAAYAQADEEIKTFVEKSGIPFLPMSMAKGLLSDTHPQCAGAARSTVLKESDVVLLIGARLNWLLSHGKGKNWGEAPKKFIQVDIEPREMDSNVEIVAPVVGDIGSVVSAFNQAMASGWTAPPAEWTKAISTKREENVAKMAPKLMNNKSPMDYHGALGVLKNVIKDHPEAILVNEGANTLDLARGVIDMYRPRKRLDVGTWGVMGIGMGQAIAAALETGHPVLAVEGDSAFGFSGMEVETICRYNLPICVVIFNNDGIYRGTDVNSVNADPATTVFVKGARYDKMMEAFGGIGVNATSPDELKRAVNEAMASGKPTLINAVIDPAAGSESGRIGNLNPQSVLQKKK from the coding sequence ATGCTGAATACCGCGACCAAGTCCGAAGCACCGGGCACCGAGCAGGAATTGACGGATGGTTTTCATCTCGTCATCGACGCGCTCAAGCTGAACGGCATCAACACCATCTATAATGTGCCGGGCATCCCGATCACGGATTTGGGCCGCATGGCCCAGGCGGCCGGTATTCGCATGATTTCGTTCCGCCACGAGCAGAACGCCGGTTATGCGGCGGGCATCGCCGGCTACCTCACCAAGAAACCCGGCATCTGCCTCACCGTTTCCGCGCCCGGCTTCCTCAACGGTCTCACCGCGCTCGCGCACGCCACCACCAACTGCTACCCGATGATCCTGATCTCGGGCTCCTCCGAGCGCGAGATCGTCGACCTCCAGCAGGGCGACTACGAAGAGATGGACCAGCTCGCGATCGCCAAGCCGCTGTGCAAGGCAGCCTATCGCGTGCTGCACGCGCAGGACATCGGCATCGGCCTTGCCCGCGCCATTCGTGCCGCCGTCTCCGGTCGTCCGGGCGGCGTCTATCTCGACCTGCCGGCAAAACTGTTCGGTCAGGTGATGAGCGCCGATGCCGGCCAGAAGTCGCTGGTCAAGGTGATCGACGCGGCTCCCGCGCAGATCCCCTCGCCCGCTTCGATCAAGCGCGCGCTTGATGTTTTGAAGGGCGCAAAACGTCCGCTCATCATCCTCGGCAAGGGCGCGGCCTACGCGCAGGCCGACGAGGAGATCAAAACCTTCGTCGAGAAGAGCGGCATTCCCTTCCTGCCGATGAGCATGGCCAAGGGCCTCCTCTCCGACACCCATCCGCAGTGCGCAGGCGCTGCCCGCTCGACGGTGCTGAAAGAATCCGACGTCGTGCTGCTGATCGGCGCCCGGCTGAACTGGCTGCTCTCGCACGGCAAAGGCAAGAACTGGGGCGAAGCGCCCAAGAAGTTCATCCAGGTCGACATCGAGCCCAGGGAAATGGACTCCAACGTCGAGATCGTCGCGCCCGTCGTCGGCGACATCGGCTCGGTCGTCTCCGCCTTCAACCAGGCGATGGCTTCGGGCTGGACCGCCCCGCCGGCCGAATGGACCAAGGCGATTTCGACCAAGCGCGAAGAGAACGTCGCCAAGATGGCGCCGAAGCTCATGAACAACAAATCGCCGATGGACTATCACGGCGCGCTCGGCGTGCTGAAGAACGTCATCAAGGATCATCCCGAGGCGATCCTCGTCAACGAGGGCGCCAACACGCTCGACCTCGCCCGCGGCGTCATCGACATGTATCGCCCACGCAAGCGTCTCGACGTCGGCACCTGGGGCGTGATGGGCATCGGCATGGGCCAGGCGATCGCGGCGGCCCTCGAGACCGGCCATCCCGTACTCGCGGTCGAAGGCGACTCGGCCTTCGGCTTCTCCGGCATGGAGGTCGAGACCATCTGCCGCTACAATTTGCCGATCTGCGTCGTCATCTTCAACAATGACGGCATCTATCGCGGTACCGACGTCAACAGCGTCAACGCCGATCCGGCGACGACCGTGTTCGTCAAGGGCGCCCGCTACGACAAGATGATGGAAGCCTTCGGCGGCATCGGCGTGAACGCGACCTCGCCGGACGAGCTCAAGCGCGCCGTCAACGAAGCCATGGCTTCGGGCAAGCCGACGCTCATCAACGCCGTGATCGATCCCGCCGCCGGTTCCGAGAGCGGCCGCATCGGCAATCTCAATCCGCAGAGCGTTCTGCAGAAGAAGAAGTAA
- a CDS encoding Hsp70 family protein produces the protein MSSASPAVSIGIDFGTSNTVVALAADDRRVEAIRFDHGGQRHSVFVSALCFWEDRPGAGAQAEGGPWAIEQFLEGRHVYRFLQSFKTFAASSSFNTTQVFRQRYKFEDILAAFLRTLARHGGDKFGFETSTVTVGRPVRFAGGNPDEALAMQRYRAAFERLGAGHARYVYEPVGAAFSFARRLERDATVLVADFGGGTSDFSVMRFSRAGGALRAEPLGHAGIGIAGDTFDYRIVDHVVSPRLGKGSSFRSFDKVLPIPTGHYTNLARWHQLAMMKSNGDLRELRELARTAVKPALLEDFITIVDLDLGFSLYRAVSDAKVALSAQDQVDFRFKGGGVDIGSTITRKNFEAWIADDIARLGATVDKVLGEAGITAREIEKVFLTGGTSFVPAVRKLFAERFGNERLMSGDQFESIAYGLALIGHSPDPDRWTASGGLQSRAGA, from the coding sequence ATGTCGAGCGCCTCGCCCGCCGTCTCGATCGGCATCGATTTTGGGACCAGCAACACGGTCGTGGCCCTTGCGGCGGACGACCGCCGGGTCGAGGCCATCCGCTTCGACCATGGCGGACAGCGCCACAGCGTCTTCGTATCGGCGCTCTGCTTCTGGGAGGACCGGCCGGGAGCCGGCGCCCAGGCCGAAGGCGGCCCGTGGGCGATCGAGCAGTTCCTCGAAGGCCGCCATGTCTACCGCTTCCTCCAGTCGTTCAAGACCTTCGCCGCGAGCTCCAGCTTCAACACCACCCAGGTGTTCCGGCAGCGCTACAAGTTCGAGGACATTTTGGCGGCGTTCCTGCGGACGCTGGCGCGCCATGGCGGCGATAAATTCGGCTTCGAGACGTCCACCGTCACGGTCGGTCGCCCCGTCCGCTTCGCCGGCGGCAATCCCGACGAGGCGCTGGCGATGCAACGTTACCGGGCCGCGTTCGAGCGCCTTGGGGCCGGTCACGCCCGCTACGTCTACGAGCCTGTCGGAGCCGCGTTCTCCTTCGCCCGCCGGCTGGAGCGCGATGCGACCGTGCTGGTCGCGGATTTCGGCGGCGGCACCAGCGATTTCTCGGTGATGCGGTTCTCGCGGGCCGGCGGCGCCTTGCGCGCCGAGCCGCTCGGCCATGCCGGCATCGGGATTGCGGGCGACACCTTCGATTACCGCATCGTCGATCACGTCGTCTCGCCGCGGCTGGGCAAGGGCTCGAGCTTCCGCTCATTCGACAAGGTGCTGCCGATCCCCACCGGCCACTACACCAATCTCGCGCGCTGGCATCAGCTCGCGATGATGAAGAGCAACGGCGACCTGCGCGAACTCCGAGAGCTAGCGCGCACCGCGGTGAAGCCGGCGCTGCTCGAGGATTTCATCACCATCGTCGATCTCGACCTCGGCTTTTCGTTGTACCGCGCGGTGTCCGACGCCAAAGTCGCGCTGTCGGCGCAGGATCAGGTGGACTTCCGTTTCAAAGGCGGTGGCGTCGACATCGGCTCGACCATCACACGGAAGAATTTCGAAGCCTGGATTGCCGACGATATCGCGAGGCTCGGGGCTACCGTCGACAAGGTGCTTGGCGAAGCCGGCATCACCGCGCGCGAGATCGAGAAGGTGTTCTTGACCGGCGGCACGTCCTTTGTGCCCGCCGTTCGAAAACTGTTCGCCGAGCGGTTCGGCAACGAACGGCTGATGTCGGGCGACCAGTTCGAGTCGATCGCCTACGGCCTTGCTTTGATCGGGCACAGCCCGGACCCCGACCGCTGGACCGCAAGCGGCGGGCTCCAGTCGAGGGCGGGCGCGTAG
- the frc gene encoding formyl-CoA transferase: MTKALEGVRILDFTHVQSGPTCTQLLAWFGADVIKVERPGVGDITRGQLQDIPNVDSLYFTMLNHNKRSITLDTKNPKGKEVLTELIKKCDVLVENFGPGVLDRMGFPWEKIQAINPKMIVASIKGFGPGPYEDCKVYENVAQCTGGAASTTGFRDGLPLVTGAQIGDSGTGLHLALGIVTALYQRTHSGKGQKVTAAMQDGVLNLARVKLRDQQRLAHGPLKEYSQFGEGIPFGDAVPRAGNDSGGGQPGRILKCKGWETDPNAYIYFITQAPVWEKICDVIGEPSWKTDPNYAKPAVRLPRLNEIFGRIEQWTMTKTKFEAMEILNKDDIPCGPILSMKEIAEDQSLRATGTVVEVDHPTRGKYISVGNPIKLSDSPSEVERSPLLGEHTDEILRTVLGFSDHQVADIHKSGALDPPQKQAAE; the protein is encoded by the coding sequence ATGACAAAAGCGCTCGAGGGCGTTCGCATTCTCGACTTCACCCACGTCCAGTCCGGGCCGACCTGCACGCAGTTGCTCGCATGGTTCGGCGCCGACGTGATCAAGGTGGAACGTCCAGGTGTCGGTGACATCACCCGCGGCCAGCTGCAGGACATCCCGAACGTGGACAGCCTGTATTTCACCATGCTCAACCACAACAAGCGCTCGATCACGCTCGACACCAAGAACCCCAAGGGCAAGGAAGTCCTCACCGAGCTGATCAAAAAGTGCGACGTGCTGGTCGAGAACTTCGGTCCCGGCGTGCTCGACCGCATGGGCTTCCCCTGGGAGAAGATCCAGGCGATCAACCCGAAGATGATCGTCGCCTCGATCAAGGGCTTCGGTCCCGGACCGTACGAAGACTGCAAAGTCTATGAGAACGTCGCACAGTGCACCGGCGGCGCCGCCTCCACTACCGGCTTCCGCGACGGCCTGCCGCTCGTGACCGGCGCGCAGATCGGCGACAGCGGCACCGGCCTGCATCTGGCGCTCGGCATCGTCACCGCACTCTATCAGCGTACCCATTCCGGCAAGGGCCAGAAGGTGACGGCCGCGATGCAGGACGGCGTGCTCAACCTCGCGCGCGTCAAGCTGCGCGACCAGCAGCGCCTCGCCCATGGTCCGCTCAAGGAATACAGCCAGTTCGGCGAAGGCATTCCGTTCGGCGATGCCGTGCCGCGCGCCGGCAACGATTCCGGCGGCGGCCAGCCCGGCCGCATCCTGAAGTGCAAGGGCTGGGAGACCGATCCCAACGCCTACATCTACTTCATCACCCAGGCCCCGGTCTGGGAGAAGATCTGCGACGTGATCGGCGAGCCATCCTGGAAGACCGATCCGAACTACGCCAAGCCGGCCGTCCGCCTACCGCGCCTCAACGAGATCTTCGGCCGCATCGAACAGTGGACGATGACGAAGACGAAGTTCGAGGCGATGGAAATCCTCAACAAGGACGACATCCCCTGCGGCCCGATCCTGTCGATGAAGGAGATCGCCGAGGACCAGTCGCTGCGCGCGACCGGCACCGTGGTCGAGGTCGACCACCCCACCCGCGGCAAGTACATCTCGGTCGGCAACCCGATCAAGCTGTCGGACTCCCCGAGCGAGGTGGAGCGCTCCCCGCTGCTCGGCGAGCACACGGACGAGATCCTGCGCACGGTGCTTGGCTTCTCGGACCATCAGGTCGCCGATATCCACAAGTCCGGCGCACTCGATCCGCCGCAAAAGCAGGCCGCCGAGTAA
- a CDS encoding CBS domain-containing protein, which yields MLVGDILRKKTPRVVTVRMNETVGIAAKLMRANNISALVVKDVVRSEGNTAVGMFTERDVVRAVAEHGVNAVNVKVSQLVSVQQLVSCTSSDTIEHVRHLMNRNHIRHLPVIDDYSLVSVISMRDIAAVIDEALNGTPQAA from the coding sequence ATGCTGGTCGGAGACATTCTGCGCAAGAAGACACCGCGCGTTGTCACGGTGCGAATGAACGAAACGGTGGGTATCGCCGCCAAGCTGATGCGCGCCAACAATATCAGCGCACTGGTGGTGAAGGACGTGGTCCGCTCCGAGGGTAACACCGCGGTCGGCATGTTCACCGAGCGCGACGTCGTGCGCGCGGTCGCCGAGCACGGCGTCAATGCCGTCAACGTCAAGGTCTCGCAGCTCGTCTCGGTGCAGCAACTCGTGTCCTGCACCTCGAGCGACACGATCGAGCACGTCCGCCATCTGATGAACCGGAATCACATCCGGCACCTGCCTGTCATCGACGATTACAGCCTCGTCTCGGTCATCAGCATGCGTGACATCGCGGCCG
- a CDS encoding GntR family transcriptional regulator, with protein MAEADIAIVRIAPESSFKNKAYDALKEAILKMDIYSTPEPVMLDERALSERLGVSRTPIREAIAMLEQDGFVKTVPRRGIMVVRRTKSEIVDMIRAWAALESMAARLITATARKKDITALRDYFREFGKDRLPEDHVEEYSRANIAFHQALISLSESPVLVDLTNDLLLHVRGYRQLTIGRKDRTATSLPEHLGMIEALEARDTELAEKRARDHTLGLAAYVEAHGQELF; from the coding sequence ATGGCCGAGGCAGATATCGCAATCGTTCGTATTGCCCCGGAGTCGAGCTTCAAGAACAAGGCGTACGACGCCTTGAAGGAAGCCATCCTCAAGATGGACATCTACTCGACGCCCGAGCCGGTGATGCTCGACGAGCGCGCGTTGTCCGAACGCCTGGGCGTAAGCCGCACGCCGATCCGCGAAGCCATCGCGATGCTCGAGCAGGACGGTTTCGTGAAGACGGTTCCGCGCCGCGGCATCATGGTGGTGCGGAGGACCAAGAGCGAGATCGTCGACATGATCCGCGCCTGGGCGGCGTTGGAGAGCATGGCGGCCCGCCTCATCACCGCTACCGCGCGCAAGAAAGACATCACTGCGCTCCGCGACTACTTCAGGGAATTTGGCAAGGATCGCCTGCCCGAGGATCACGTCGAGGAATATTCGCGCGCCAACATCGCCTTCCACCAGGCGCTGATCTCGCTGTCGGAATCACCGGTGCTGGTCGATCTCACCAACGACCTGCTGCTGCACGTGCGCGGCTATCGGCAACTGACCATCGGACGCAAGGACCGCACCGCGACTTCGCTCCCCGAGCATCTCGGCATGATCGAGGCCCTGGAGGCGCGCGATACCGAGCTCGCCGAGAAGCGCGCCCGTGATCACACCCTTGGCCTTGCCGCTTACGTCGAAGCGCATGGTCAGGAACTCTTCTAG
- the oxlT gene encoding oxalate/formate MFS antiporter, whose product MISSTDGAVTAAPLRTGFRWLQLVMGIVCMAMIANLQYGWTLFVDPIDHAHHWGRAAIQLAFTIFVVTETWLVPIEAWFVDKYGPRIVIMFGGVMIALSWILNSYADSLTLLYAAAIIGGMGAGAVYGTCVGNALKWFPDRRGLAAGATAAGFGAGAALTVVPIATMIATSGYQHAFLTFGIGQGLIVFVLAFFIQPPRISIPPKKKQLNLPQTKIDFTPPQVLRAPIFWVMYLVFVMVASGGLMTAAQIAPIAHDFKIADTPVTLAGFQMAALTFAISLDRIFDGFGRPFFGFVSDTIGREHTMFIAFGTAALMLLTLSAYGHVPVVFVLATAVYFGVFGEIYSLFPATCGDTFGSKFATTNNGMLYTAKGTASLLVPLASVISATYGWKAVFVVAVALNATAALMALFVIKPMRRSFILGKEAESANAATGNAKTETA is encoded by the coding sequence ATGATTTCCAGCACCGATGGCGCTGTCACGGCCGCGCCTCTTCGCACAGGTTTCCGTTGGCTCCAGCTCGTCATGGGCATCGTCTGCATGGCGATGATCGCCAACCTGCAATACGGCTGGACGCTGTTCGTCGATCCGATCGATCACGCGCACCATTGGGGACGCGCCGCGATCCAGCTCGCCTTCACCATCTTCGTCGTCACCGAAACCTGGCTGGTGCCGATCGAGGCCTGGTTCGTCGACAAATACGGCCCGCGCATCGTCATCATGTTCGGCGGCGTCATGATCGCGCTGTCTTGGATTCTCAACTCCTATGCCGATAGCCTCACCTTGCTCTACGCGGCCGCGATCATCGGCGGCATGGGCGCGGGCGCTGTGTACGGCACCTGCGTCGGCAACGCGCTGAAATGGTTTCCCGATCGCCGGGGCCTGGCCGCCGGTGCAACCGCCGCCGGCTTCGGTGCAGGCGCGGCCCTCACCGTCGTGCCGATCGCGACCATGATCGCAACGAGCGGCTATCAGCACGCGTTCCTCACCTTCGGCATCGGCCAGGGCCTGATCGTCTTCGTGCTCGCCTTCTTCATCCAGCCGCCGCGGATCTCGATCCCACCGAAGAAGAAGCAGCTCAATCTGCCGCAGACCAAGATCGACTTCACCCCGCCCCAGGTGCTGCGCGCCCCTATTTTCTGGGTGATGTATCTCGTTTTCGTCATGGTCGCCTCCGGCGGCCTGATGACCGCGGCGCAGATCGCTCCGATCGCGCACGACTTCAAGATCGCCGACACGCCGGTCACGCTCGCCGGCTTCCAGATGGCCGCATTGACGTTCGCGATCTCGCTCGACCGCATCTTCGACGGTTTCGGACGGCCCTTCTTCGGCTTCGTCTCCGACACGATCGGCCGCGAGCACACCATGTTCATCGCCTTCGGCACCGCCGCGCTGATGCTGCTGACGTTGTCGGCCTATGGCCACGTGCCTGTCGTCTTCGTGCTCGCCACCGCGGTCTATTTCGGCGTGTTCGGCGAGATCTACTCGTTATTCCCGGCGACCTGCGGCGACACCTTCGGCTCGAAGTTCGCGACCACCAACAACGGCATGCTCTACACGGCGAAGGGGACGGCGTCCCTGCTCGTTCCGCTCGCAAGCGTGATCTCGGCCACGTATGGCTGGAAGGCCGTGTTCGTGGTCGCGGTGGCGCTGAACGCGACGGCGGCCCTGATGGCGCTGTTCGTGATCAAGCCGATGCGCCGCTCCTTCATCCTCGGCAAGGAAGCCGAGAGCGCCAACGCCGCGACGGGGAACGCCAAGACCGAGACGGCATAA